Part of the Cyanobacteriota bacterium genome is shown below.
CATTTTTATATTGTTTGACAACAATATCCTCTAAAAGAATTTCAGGCTTGGACTCACTTCCAACTCCTCTTGAATTTGTAGGCGCAGGTTTCGTACTTCTAATTTCCAACCTCGTGAGCATGTATCTTGCTCAGCTTCCCAACAGTTGCTATTGAGCACAAGTCGCATGAGATAACTCGAGACAGCATGTTTTTGACTTCTACTCATACTCTCGATCTCCTCAACTGGATTTTCCAGATCAAGATTGCTAAAGTTGTGTGCTTTTAACTGAGCAACTGTATAGATCAGATCCACCTTGCCCTTAAACTCCTGCAACAGCAAAGCCATCACCAGCTTGTTG
Proteins encoded:
- a CDS encoding DUF29 domain-containing protein, whose amino-acid sequence is MTTNPAYLETLREDDRLFACVVQPFWGDNKLVMALLLQEFKGKVDLIYTVAQLKAHNFSNLDLENPVEEIESMSRSQKHAVSSYLMRLVLNSNCWEAEQDTCSRGWKLEVRNLRLQIQEELEVSPSLKFF